From one Takifugu rubripes chromosome 14, fTakRub1.2, whole genome shotgun sequence genomic stretch:
- the LOC101072125 gene encoding uncharacterized protein — MFPWRLPIAVLLGLAWCFSDCVRAVAQYFLCFLFCFTAPLLVASSSRDGSTQTDGEAKESPPRESVEEELSGDVTDGEKCGQAEPLGSKYPHVFKSLQQVFECAYAQLVLPWYSVPEPREAQPLHRVLSREVDVVIDRIIERARHFDVCQAVVGSIRILTQHLHNAKQPDRELLFTSRTEEITVLREFSDALVRNLFSKSLWSHEVHRCALNEIVATKGLGLIVRWLSDPDNLNQLVVSQLDRVTPKSSVEDLCGSDLDLTSLASQEGDGSEVSFEESGLSTSTKTKTKTRANKIKQGWSKMVDKMKSKRAKKKKMKMMEAELVMRIMARQENEEDVSSREGSIHSLQDSDREDSDLENYMTSVQEDMMEFKLSYEMWRVGRWAVSIPQAGLEDEELTFTVHVEEEESPENLQWDIKKTYMDVIHFRNRWQDSTSLPSITALASELEVTAEVTAEVTAEVTEDTRAAVERFLQELVSDHVIGHTQPVFQFLCPLDTLLNEDEHYGGVWGLLSGLAYFLTPGQEEEESSSPQSEGVKERPSLNPESTDPPEIPGTSSGKSNGVPGATIPTIIVSEYEPVPEQVEETKPEQEPRSAGTCSEDKTEDSDNPLTHFKMIFKGLSRSRSQESLSKTTSEEDPPQPDVSPRCGQNGAIRGETSEGSAWRHFNSRLNKKEKTTFKVLGGATKAKGREGGTLPRGEDSQCQKSQVNWEQMEATKAIFDLLKEISGNSILLNIFDAILKPVMPILKKKVNSFLDKMNPTEAQMASYIDLMCGKLWPEPPSAAAAAPRTEEEKSESRERAHGLISARYSNYIILKKTDMETVFNIFQNCEENKTLVYMLLSFLLRELFPDEHSLNLSAAALQKGTSCTH, encoded by the exons ATGTTTCCATGGCGCCTCCCCATCGCCGTGCTCCTGGGCCTGGCGTGGTGTTTTTCTGACTGCGTCCGCGCTGTCGCGCAGTATTttctctgtttcctcttttgctTCACGGCGCCGCTGCTGGTGGCGAGCAGCAGCCGCGACGGCAGCACCCAGACGGATGGAGAGGCCAAGGAAAGCCCGCCGAGG gAATCTGTCGAGGAGGAGCTGTCGGGCGACGTGACTGATGGAGAGAAGTGTGGGCAGGCGGAACCTCTGGGCTCCAAGTACCCACACGTCTTCAAGTCCCTGCAGCAAG TCTTTGAGTGCGCCTACGCTCAGCTCGTCCTGCCTTGGTACAGCGTCCCGGAGCCCCGCGAGGCCCAGCCGCTGCACCGGGTGCTCAGCAGGGAGGTGGACGTGGTGATCGACCGCATCATCGAGAGAGCGCGACACTTTGACGTGTGCCAGGCGGTCGTGGGTTCCATTCGCATTCTGACGCAACATTTGCATAATGCAAAGCAGCCTGACAG AGAACTCTTGTTCACTTCCAGAACTGAAGAGATTACAGTTCTTAGAGAGTTTTCTGATGCTCTGGTACGTAACCTTTTCTCCAAATCTCTGTGGAGCCATGAAGTCCACCGCTGTGCCTTGAATGAAATAGTTGCTACAAAGG GTTTGGGCTTAATAGTGAGGTGGCTCTCAGACCCCGACAACCTGAACCAGCTGGTGGTCAGCCAGCTGGACAGAGTGACCCCCAAAAGCTCAGTGGAGGACCTGTGTGGGTCCGATCTGGATTTGACCTCTCTGGCGTCGCAGGAGGGCGACGGCAGTGAAGT gAGCTTTGAGGAATCAGGTTTATCAACCAGCACCAAGACCAAGACCAAAactagag CCAACAAGATAAAACAAGGATGGTCAAAAATGGTCGACAAGATGAAATCCAAGAGagccaagaagaaaaagatgaagatgatggaggCGGAGCTGGTGATGCGAATCATGGCGCGCCAGGAAAACGAGGAGGACGTCAGCAGCAGGGAGGGCTCCATTCACAGTCTGCAGGACTCTGACAGG GAGGACAGCGATCTGGAGAATTACATGACAAGTGTCCAGGAAGACATGATGGAATTCAAGCTGTCGTACGAGATGTGGCGCGTGGGCCGCTGGGCTGTCAGCATTCCTCAA GCCGGtctggaggatgaggagctgaCCTTCACCGTgcacgtggaggaggaggagagcccAGAGAACCTGCAGTGGGACATCAAGAAGACCTACATGGACGTTATCCACTTCCGGAACAGGTGGCAG gACTCGACGAGCTTGCCAAGCATTACAGCGCTGGCGTCTGAGCTGGAGGTCACCGCCGAGGTCACCGCCGAGGTCACCGCCGAGGTCACCGAAGACACCAGAGCAGCTGTGGAACGCTTCCTGCAG GAATTAGTTTCTGATCATGTGATCGGACACACTCAGCCGgtcttccagttcctctgccCTCTTGACACACTGCTGAATGAAGATGAGCACTATGGAGGCGTTTGGGGCCTCCTCAGCGGTTTGGCCTACTTCCTGACTCCAggtcaggaggaagaagag AGCTCCAGTCCTCAGTCAGAGGGGGTGAAAGAAAGACCCTCTTTAAATCCAGAATCCACTGACCCTCCTGAGATCCCAGGAACCTCTTCAGGGAAGAGCAACGGCGTTCCAGGCGCTACGATCCCGACTATAATCGTCTCGGAGTATGAACCTGTtccagagcaggtggaggaaacGAAGCCTGAGCAGGAGCCTCGGTCAGCAGGAACCTGCTCGGAGGATAAAACGGAGGATTCTGACAATCCCCTGACCCactttaaaatgatatttaaaGGACTGAGCAGGTCCCGCTCTCAAGAGTCCTTGAGCAAAACCACCAGCGAAGAAGACCCGCCCCAGCCGGACGTCTCGCCACGCTGCGGCCAGAACGGCGCGATCCGTGGGGAAACCTCTGAAGGCTCTGCCTGGCGTCACTTCAATTCGCGTTtaaacaaaaaggagaaaacgACGTTCAAGGTGTTGGGTGGAGCCACCAAGGCTAAAGGCAGAGAAGGTGGGACTTTGCCAAGAGGGGAAGACTCCCAGTGTCAAAAAAGCCAGGTCAACTGGGAGCAAATGGAGGCGACCAAAGCCATATTTGATCTGCTAAAGGAAATATCTG GAAACTCCATCCTTCTCAACATATTCGATGCCATTCTGAAACCCGTCATGCCCATCCTGAAAAA GAAAGTGAACTCCTTCCTGGACAAGATGAACCCCACCGAAGCGCAGATGGCCTCTTACATCGACCTGATGTGTGGGAAACTGTGGCCGGAGCCTCCTTCAGCGGCAGCTGCTGCCCCTCGCaccgaggaggagaagagcgagagcagggagagagctCACGGTCTCATCAGTGCCAGAT ATTCCAACTACATCATCCTGAAGAAGACGGATATGGAAACTGTTTTTAACATCTTCCAAAACTGTGAGGAGAATAAAACACTGGTGTAT ATGCTCCTGTCATTCCTGTTGAGGGAACTATTTCCTGATGAACACTCCCTGAATCTGAGCGCGGCTGCCCTTCAGAAGGGAACCAGCTGCACACACTGA
- the tmem265 gene encoding transmembrane protein 121, with protein MVPTPQVCVSTLVTVSTMAVVDLYLLEQSMLGVQGPSVWQYTSVLLGDVGFLLALRFVSAGVVSEARSPRRGFANALWFLFLSLLQLKLFFVCHNYREERRPPDPLARKTLTLLLSICLPSLFLILTGADHMTPQRRKQEVRGRLLWVVVDLLDVLDLQAGLWEAQVGAAAGAGAATEQRLPIWAEGLVFFYCYALLLLLPCVALTELGATGLPGQRGPRREGLYPWLSLVTINIFTLALRGTGMLWYKDSRVSTVFLGKNLLALAVKLSSAWERHKQEHDAAEPGTAAAAETGDSNLPSQSSGQEEGQAQGKAPPSNYHTMSCSQSHTLSHISLEPKETSLGPSFISHEL; from the coding sequence ATGGTGCCCACGCCCCAGGTGTGCGTATCAACCCTGGTCACGGTGAGCACAATGGCAGTGGTGGACCTCTACCTACTggagcaaagcatgctgggtgTTCAGGGACCCAGCGTGTGGCAGTACACGTCGGTGTTGCTGGGCGACGTGGGCTTCCTCCTGGCCCTGCGCTTCGTCTCTGCCGGCGTGGTGTCGGAGGCTCGGTCGCCACGTCGAGGCTTCGCCAACGCCCTCTGGTTCCTCTTCCTTTCCCTGCTCCAGCTCAAACTCTTCTTCGTCTGCCATAACTACAGGGAGGAGCGCCGGCCGCCGGACCCTCTGGCCAGGAAGACCCTGACGCTGTTGCTGTCCATCTGCTTGCCTTCCCTGTTTCTTATCCTAACTGGAGCCGACCACATGACCCCACAGCGCCGAAAGCAGGAAGTCCGAGGTCGGCTACTGTGGGTGGTTGTGGACCTGCTGGATGTGCTGGACCTGCAAGCAGGGCTTTGGGAAGCCCAGGTCGGGGCTGCAGCAGGCGCCGGAGCTGCCACCGAGCAGAGGCTGCCAATCTGGGCCGAAGGCCTGGTTTTCTTTTACTGCTATgcactcctgctgctgttgccgtgTGTGGCCCTCACAGAGCTGGGGGCTACTGGCCTTCCTGGCCAGAGGGGGCCCCGTAGGGAGGGTCTGTACCCGTGGCTCAGCTTGGTTACTATCAATATCTTCACTCTTGCCCTGAGGGGCACGGGCATGCTGTGGTACAAGGACTCTCGCGTGTCCACGGTGTTCCTGGGGAAGAACCTGCTGGCTCTGGCTGTGAAGCTGAGCTCAGCCTGGGAGCGACACAAACAGGAGCACGATGCTGCAGAACCTGGGACTGCAGCTGCCGCAGAAACGGGGGACTCAAACCTGCCAAGCCAAAGCTCGGGGCAGGAGGAGGGCCAGGCCCAGGGGAAAGCACCTCCCTCTAATTATCACACAATGTCTTGTTCCCAAAGCCATACTCTTTCTCACATCAGCCTGGAGCCAAAGGAGACCTCCTTAGGGCCATCCTTCATCTCCCATGAACTCTAG